A single window of Papaver somniferum cultivar HN1 unplaced genomic scaffold, ASM357369v1 unplaced-scaffold_139, whole genome shotgun sequence DNA harbors:
- the LOC113335150 gene encoding aldehyde oxidase GLOX1-like, producing MLSSSKLITMEAKYVIVFSALIFSLFIGGETVTTGNWELLKESIGISAMHTQLLPNDRVIMYDRVDFGQSRILLPAEKCSNATNLKVDCTAHSVELNLLDRSVRPLTVLTDTWCSSGSLASDGMLIQSGGSNNGEHAVRTFRPCADCDWVEDQKWLDVPRWYASNQILPNGEVIVVGGRGQFNYEFIPKSSLQSDSKVFELPFLKETSDAVENNLYPFTHLSPDGNLFIFANTKSILFDYINNRVVRDDYPVMPGGVSRNYPSTGSSVLLPLKLGLINSITGTPDAEVFICGGTPPTSYITAIKGTFLPAAKSCGRLVITAKQPNWVMEEMPMERVMGDMILLPTGDVLLINGAKKGAAGWYLGREPVLNPVLYQPESSKYEIMEASTTPRMYHSTAILITDGRVLVGGSNPNKNYNFTEMFPTELSVEVFSPPYLSSGSRPQISWVKQGTELSYKQAISIGFTSENNGDVPLLDKLFNGELENVSVTLVAPSFNTHSFSMNQRMMVLQINKVREPSSGSYVIDCFAPATPNVAPPGYYLLFVVHNGIPSKGTWIHIS from the coding sequence ATGTTGAGTTCTTCAAAATTAATaaccatggaagcaaaatatgttATAGTTTTCTCGGCTTTAATCTTTTCTCTCTTCATCGGAGGTGAAACGGTTACTACAGGTAATTGGGAACTTTTGAAGGAAAGCATTGGAATTTCAGCAATGCATACTCAACTGTTGCCAAATGATCGAGTTATTATGTACGATAGAGTAGATTTTGGTCAATCAAGAATTTTATTACCAGCAGAAAAATGTAGCAATGCTACTAATCTTAAAGTCGACTGTACTGCTCACTCGGTCGAGTTAAACCTTTTGGATCGAAGTGTCCGTCCACTTACTGTTCTTACCGATACTTGGTGCTCTTCCGGTTCACTAGCATCTGATGGCATGCTAATTCAAAGCGGTGGATCCAACAATGGTGAGCATGCTGTTAGAACTTTTCGGCCGTGCGCTGACTGTGATTGGGTAGAGGATCAAAAATGGCTAGATGTTCCTCGATGGTATGCGTCTAATCAAATTTTGCCAAATGGGGAAGTCATTGTCGTTGGTGGTAGAGGTCAGTTTAATTATGAGTTCATCCCTAAGAGCTCCTTGCAGTCAGATTCTAAAGTCTTTGAACTTCCATTTCTTAAAGAAACCAGTGATGCCGTAGAGAACAATTTATACCCATTTACTCATCTCTCACCTGATGGAAACCTCTTCATCTTTGCAAATACTAAATCAATCTTGTTTGATTATATAAACAATCGAGTTGTTAGGGATGATTATCCAGTCATGCCAGGTGGAGTTTCACGCAATTATCCAAGCACAGGTTCATCTGTACTTCTTCCGCTGAAACTTGGCCTCATCAATAGTATTACCGGTACACCGGATGCTGAGGTCTTCATCTGTGGAGGGACACCACCAACTTCATACATCACTGCGATCAAAGGAACATTTTTACCAGCTGCCAAATCATGCGGACGTTTAGTGATCACAGCAAAACAACCGAACTGGGTTATGGAAGAAATGCCAATGGAAAGAGTCATGGGTGATATGATCCTATTACCAACAGGTGATGTCTTACTTATAAATGGTGCGAAAAAAGGCGCAGCTGGCTGGTATTTAGGTAGGGAACCGGTTCTAAACCCCGTACTTTACCAACCGGAATCGAGTAAATATGAGATTATGGAAGCATCAACGACTCCTCGAATGTATCATTCAACTGCTATTTTGATTACTGATGGTAGAGTATTAGTCGGTGGGAGTAACCCGAATAAGAATTACAACTTCACCGAGATGTTCCCTACTGAATTGAGTGTTGAGGTTTTTTCGCCACCTTACTTAAGTAGCGGTTCTCGACCGCAAATCAGTTGGGTGAAACAAGGAACTGAACTATCTTATAAGCAAGCAATTTCCATTGGTTTTACTTCGGAAAATAATGGGGACGTCCCTCTTTTGGATAAGCTTTTTAATGGAGAGTTAGAGAACGTTTCTGTAACCCTGGTTGCGCCATCATTCAACACACATTCTTTCTCCATGAATCAAAGGATGATGGTGCTGCAAATCAATAAAGTACGTGAACCCTCCAGCGGAAGTTACGTCATTGACTGTTTTGCTCCGGCGACACCTAATGTTGCACCACCCGGCTATTATCTTCTTTTTGTGGTACACAATGGGATTCCTAGTAAGGGAACGTGGATTCACATCAGTTAA